Proteins from a genomic interval of Balaenoptera musculus isolate JJ_BM4_2016_0621 chromosome 16, mBalMus1.pri.v3, whole genome shotgun sequence:
- the RAB11FIP2 gene encoding rab11 family-interacting protein 2 isoform X4, which translates to MMLSEQAQKWFPTHVQVTVLQAKALKPKGKSGTNDTYTIIQLGKEKYSTSVAEKTLEPVWKEEASFELPGLLMQGNPEKYILFLVVMHRSLVGLDKFLGQVAINLNDIFEDKQRRKTEWFSLESKQGKRAKNRGEIKVNIQFMRNNMTASMFDLSMKDKTRSPFAKLKDKMKGRKNDGTFSDTSSAIIPSSHMPDANTEFSSSEIQMKSKPKKPFLLGPQRLSSAHSMSDLTGAHVSSEKLKSGTIAQTHLLGHQIDSFGAVPESGSLRSPHRRTLSFDTSKMNQPDSTVGEGESSFGRQNDPFTNVTASLPQKFATLPRKKNPFEESSESWDSSMNLFSKSTEVRKENKREKREKVSLFERVTGKKDSRRSDRLNNGGSDSPCDLKSPNAFSENRQDYFDYESTNPFTTKFRASNIMPSSSTGWNCMV; encoded by the exons ATGATGCTTTCCGAGCAAGCCCAAAAGTGGTTTCCGACCCACGTGCAGGTCACAGTGCTCCAAGCCAAAGCTCTTAAGCCAAAAGGCAAAAGTGGCACCAATGACACGTACACTATAATTCAGCTGGGCAAGGAGAAGTACTCCACCTCGGTAGCTGAGAAAACCCTTGAGCCAGTCTGGAAGGAAGAGGCCTCTTTTGAGCTGCCTGGTTTGCTAATGCAGGGGAATCCAGAGAAATACATCCTTTTCCTCGTAGTTATGCACAGGTCCCTGGTGGGTCTGGATAAGTTTTTAGGGCAGGTGGCCATCAATCTCAATGACATCTTTGAGgacaaacaaagaaggaaaacaga gTGGTTTAGTTTAGAATCCAAACAAGGAAAAAGAGCCAAAAACAGGGGTGAGATAAAGGTCAATATTCAATTTATGAGGAACAATATGACAGCAAGTATGTTTGACTTATCAATGAAGGACAAAACAAGATCTCCTTTTgcaaaattaaaagataagatGAAAGGTAGAAAAAATGATGGGACATTTTCTGATACATCTTCTGCAATCATTCCAAGTTCTCACATGCCTGATGCCAATACTGAATTTTCAAGTAGTGAAATACAGATGAAATCTAAACCAAAAAAGCCTTTCCTTTTGGGTCCTCAGCGACTCTCTTCAGCGCATTCAATGTCTGATTTAACTGGGGCCCATGTATCCTCGGAGAAGCTGAAGTCTGGCACCATTGCTCAAACGCATCTTCTCGGACACCAGATAGATTCCTTTGGAGCAGTTCCGGAAAGTG GAAGTCTCAGATCTCCACACAGAAGAACATTAAGCTTTGATACTTCTAAAATGAACCAACCTGACAGCACTGTGGGTGAAGGTGAATCGTCTTTCGGAAGACAAAATGACCCATTTACAAATGTGACTGCTTCATTACCCCAAAAATTTGCAACACTGCCAAGGAAGAAAAATCCATTTGAAGAAAGCAGCGAATCATGGGACAGCAGcatgaatttattttcaaaatcaactgaagtaagaaaagaaaataaaagagaaaaaagggagaaagttaGCCTGTTTGAAAGAGTGACTGGAAAAAAAGACAGCAGAAGATCTGATAGACTTAACAATGGGGGATCTGATAGCCCTTGTGACTTGAAATCACCTAATGCATTTAGTGAAAATCGTCAGGACTATTTTGATTATGAGTCAACTAATCCGTTTACAACAAAATTCAGGGCTTCAAATATAATGCCATCTTCAAG tACAGGTTGGAACTGTATGGTTTAA
- the RAB11FIP2 gene encoding rab11 family-interacting protein 2 isoform X3 has translation MMLSEQAQKWFPTHVQVTVLQAKALKPKGKSGTNDTYTIIQLGKEKYSTSVAEKTLEPVWKEEASFELPGLLMQGNPEKYILFLVVMHRSLVGLDKFLGQVAINLNDIFEDKQRRKTEWFSLESKQGKRAKNRGEIKVNIQFMRNNMTASMFDLSMKDKTRSPFAKLKDKMKGRKNDGTFSDTSSAIIPSSHMPDANTEFSSSEIQMKSKPKKPFLLGPQRLSSAHSMSDLTGAHVSSEKLKSGTIAQTHLLGHQIDSFGAVPESGSLRSPHRRTLSFDTSKMNQPDSTVGEGESSFGRQNDPFTNVTASLPQKFATLPRKKNPFEESSESWDSSMNLFSKSTEVRKENKREKREKVSLFERVTGKKDSRRSDRLNNGGSDSPCDLKSPNAFSENRQDYFDYESTNPFTTKFRASNIMPSSSFHMKSDK, from the exons ATGATGCTTTCCGAGCAAGCCCAAAAGTGGTTTCCGACCCACGTGCAGGTCACAGTGCTCCAAGCCAAAGCTCTTAAGCCAAAAGGCAAAAGTGGCACCAATGACACGTACACTATAATTCAGCTGGGCAAGGAGAAGTACTCCACCTCGGTAGCTGAGAAAACCCTTGAGCCAGTCTGGAAGGAAGAGGCCTCTTTTGAGCTGCCTGGTTTGCTAATGCAGGGGAATCCAGAGAAATACATCCTTTTCCTCGTAGTTATGCACAGGTCCCTGGTGGGTCTGGATAAGTTTTTAGGGCAGGTGGCCATCAATCTCAATGACATCTTTGAGgacaaacaaagaaggaaaacaga gTGGTTTAGTTTAGAATCCAAACAAGGAAAAAGAGCCAAAAACAGGGGTGAGATAAAGGTCAATATTCAATTTATGAGGAACAATATGACAGCAAGTATGTTTGACTTATCAATGAAGGACAAAACAAGATCTCCTTTTgcaaaattaaaagataagatGAAAGGTAGAAAAAATGATGGGACATTTTCTGATACATCTTCTGCAATCATTCCAAGTTCTCACATGCCTGATGCCAATACTGAATTTTCAAGTAGTGAAATACAGATGAAATCTAAACCAAAAAAGCCTTTCCTTTTGGGTCCTCAGCGACTCTCTTCAGCGCATTCAATGTCTGATTTAACTGGGGCCCATGTATCCTCGGAGAAGCTGAAGTCTGGCACCATTGCTCAAACGCATCTTCTCGGACACCAGATAGATTCCTTTGGAGCAGTTCCGGAAAGTG GAAGTCTCAGATCTCCACACAGAAGAACATTAAGCTTTGATACTTCTAAAATGAACCAACCTGACAGCACTGTGGGTGAAGGTGAATCGTCTTTCGGAAGACAAAATGACCCATTTACAAATGTGACTGCTTCATTACCCCAAAAATTTGCAACACTGCCAAGGAAGAAAAATCCATTTGAAGAAAGCAGCGAATCATGGGACAGCAGcatgaatttattttcaaaatcaactgaagtaagaaaagaaaataaaagagaaaaaagggagaaagttaGCCTGTTTGAAAGAGTGACTGGAAAAAAAGACAGCAGAAGATCTGATAGACTTAACAATGGGGGATCTGATAGCCCTTGTGACTTGAAATCACCTAATGCATTTAGTGAAAATCGTCAGGACTATTTTGATTATGAGTCAACTAATCCGTTTACAACAAAATTCAGGGCTTCAAATATAATGCCATCTTCAAG
- the RAB11FIP2 gene encoding rab11 family-interacting protein 2 isoform X1, with product MMLSEQAQKWFPTHVQVTVLQAKALKPKGKSGTNDTYTIIQLGKEKYSTSVAEKTLEPVWKEEASFELPGLLMQGNPEKYILFLVVMHRSLVGLDKFLGQVAINLNDIFEDKQRRKTEWFSLESKQGKRAKNRGEIKVNIQFMRNNMTASMFDLSMKDKTRSPFAKLKDKMKGRKNDGTFSDTSSAIIPSSHMPDANTEFSSSEIQMKSKPKKPFLLGPQRLSSAHSMSDLTGAHVSSEKLKSGTIAQTHLLGHQIDSFGAVPESGSLRSPHRRTLSFDTSKMNQPDSTVGEGESSFGRQNDPFTNVTASLPQKFATLPRKKNPFEESSESWDSSMNLFSKSTEVRKENKREKREKVSLFERVTGKKDSRRSDRLNNGGSDSPCDLKSPNAFSENRQDYFDYESTNPFTTKFRASNIMPSSSICCGRTCLLLCSELRPNRYFLGQYINSV from the exons ATGATGCTTTCCGAGCAAGCCCAAAAGTGGTTTCCGACCCACGTGCAGGTCACAGTGCTCCAAGCCAAAGCTCTTAAGCCAAAAGGCAAAAGTGGCACCAATGACACGTACACTATAATTCAGCTGGGCAAGGAGAAGTACTCCACCTCGGTAGCTGAGAAAACCCTTGAGCCAGTCTGGAAGGAAGAGGCCTCTTTTGAGCTGCCTGGTTTGCTAATGCAGGGGAATCCAGAGAAATACATCCTTTTCCTCGTAGTTATGCACAGGTCCCTGGTGGGTCTGGATAAGTTTTTAGGGCAGGTGGCCATCAATCTCAATGACATCTTTGAGgacaaacaaagaaggaaaacaga gTGGTTTAGTTTAGAATCCAAACAAGGAAAAAGAGCCAAAAACAGGGGTGAGATAAAGGTCAATATTCAATTTATGAGGAACAATATGACAGCAAGTATGTTTGACTTATCAATGAAGGACAAAACAAGATCTCCTTTTgcaaaattaaaagataagatGAAAGGTAGAAAAAATGATGGGACATTTTCTGATACATCTTCTGCAATCATTCCAAGTTCTCACATGCCTGATGCCAATACTGAATTTTCAAGTAGTGAAATACAGATGAAATCTAAACCAAAAAAGCCTTTCCTTTTGGGTCCTCAGCGACTCTCTTCAGCGCATTCAATGTCTGATTTAACTGGGGCCCATGTATCCTCGGAGAAGCTGAAGTCTGGCACCATTGCTCAAACGCATCTTCTCGGACACCAGATAGATTCCTTTGGAGCAGTTCCGGAAAGTG GAAGTCTCAGATCTCCACACAGAAGAACATTAAGCTTTGATACTTCTAAAATGAACCAACCTGACAGCACTGTGGGTGAAGGTGAATCGTCTTTCGGAAGACAAAATGACCCATTTACAAATGTGACTGCTTCATTACCCCAAAAATTTGCAACACTGCCAAGGAAGAAAAATCCATTTGAAGAAAGCAGCGAATCATGGGACAGCAGcatgaatttattttcaaaatcaactgaagtaagaaaagaaaataaaagagaaaaaagggagaaagttaGCCTGTTTGAAAGAGTGACTGGAAAAAAAGACAGCAGAAGATCTGATAGACTTAACAATGGGGGATCTGATAGCCCTTGTGACTTGAAATCACCTAATGCATTTAGTGAAAATCGTCAGGACTATTTTGATTATGAGTCAACTAATCCGTTTACAACAAAATTCAGGGCTTCAAATATAATGCCATCTTCAAG TATTTGCTGTGGAAGAACCTGTCTACTTCTTTGCTCTGAACTTAGGCCAAACAGGTATTTTTTAGGGCAGTACATAAATAGtgtctga
- the RAB11FIP2 gene encoding rab11 family-interacting protein 2 isoform X2: MMLSEQAQKWFPTHVQVTVLQAKALKPKGKSGTNDTYTIIQLGKEKYSTSVAEKTLEPVWKEEASFELPGLLMQGNPEKYILFLVVMHRSLVGLDKFLGQVAINLNDIFEDKQRRKTEWFSLESKQGKRAKNRGEIKVNIQFMRNNMTASMFDLSMKDKTRSPFAKLKDKMKGRKNDGTFSDTSSAIIPSSHMPDANTEFSSSEIQMKSKPKKPFLLGPQRLSSAHSMSDLTGAHVSSEKLKSGTIAQTHLLGHQIDSFGAVPESGSLRSPHRRTLSFDTSKMNQPDSTVGEGESSFGRQNDPFTNVTASLPQKFATLPRKKNPFEESSESWDSSMNLFSKSTEVRKENKREKREKVSLFERVTGKKDSRRSDRLNNGGSDSPCDLKSPNAFSENRQDYFDYESTNPFTTKFRASNIMPSSSLLLPAQCGLCRSF, encoded by the exons ATGATGCTTTCCGAGCAAGCCCAAAAGTGGTTTCCGACCCACGTGCAGGTCACAGTGCTCCAAGCCAAAGCTCTTAAGCCAAAAGGCAAAAGTGGCACCAATGACACGTACACTATAATTCAGCTGGGCAAGGAGAAGTACTCCACCTCGGTAGCTGAGAAAACCCTTGAGCCAGTCTGGAAGGAAGAGGCCTCTTTTGAGCTGCCTGGTTTGCTAATGCAGGGGAATCCAGAGAAATACATCCTTTTCCTCGTAGTTATGCACAGGTCCCTGGTGGGTCTGGATAAGTTTTTAGGGCAGGTGGCCATCAATCTCAATGACATCTTTGAGgacaaacaaagaaggaaaacaga gTGGTTTAGTTTAGAATCCAAACAAGGAAAAAGAGCCAAAAACAGGGGTGAGATAAAGGTCAATATTCAATTTATGAGGAACAATATGACAGCAAGTATGTTTGACTTATCAATGAAGGACAAAACAAGATCTCCTTTTgcaaaattaaaagataagatGAAAGGTAGAAAAAATGATGGGACATTTTCTGATACATCTTCTGCAATCATTCCAAGTTCTCACATGCCTGATGCCAATACTGAATTTTCAAGTAGTGAAATACAGATGAAATCTAAACCAAAAAAGCCTTTCCTTTTGGGTCCTCAGCGACTCTCTTCAGCGCATTCAATGTCTGATTTAACTGGGGCCCATGTATCCTCGGAGAAGCTGAAGTCTGGCACCATTGCTCAAACGCATCTTCTCGGACACCAGATAGATTCCTTTGGAGCAGTTCCGGAAAGTG GAAGTCTCAGATCTCCACACAGAAGAACATTAAGCTTTGATACTTCTAAAATGAACCAACCTGACAGCACTGTGGGTGAAGGTGAATCGTCTTTCGGAAGACAAAATGACCCATTTACAAATGTGACTGCTTCATTACCCCAAAAATTTGCAACACTGCCAAGGAAGAAAAATCCATTTGAAGAAAGCAGCGAATCATGGGACAGCAGcatgaatttattttcaaaatcaactgaagtaagaaaagaaaataaaagagaaaaaagggagaaagttaGCCTGTTTGAAAGAGTGACTGGAAAAAAAGACAGCAGAAGATCTGATAGACTTAACAATGGGGGATCTGATAGCCCTTGTGACTTGAAATCACCTAATGCATTTAGTGAAAATCGTCAGGACTATTTTGATTATGAGTCAACTAATCCGTTTACAACAAAATTCAGGGCTTCAAATATAATGCCATCTTCAAG TCTCCTGCTTCCAGCTCAGTGTGGGCTATGCAGGTCTTTCTGA